The following coding sequences lie in one Candidatus Nitrospira allomarina genomic window:
- a CDS encoding molybdopterin-dependent oxidoreductase — MFLSRRQFLKVSAGTVAAVALADKALALTALQPVIEVGNPLGEYPDRSWERVYHDQYRYDSSFTWCCSPNDTHACRIRAFVRNGVVMRVEQNYDHQTYEDLYGNRGTFAHNPRMCLKGYTMHRRVYGPYRLKGPLMRRGWKAWMDDGSPEFTPAIMSKYKFNARYLDDMLRVSWDTAFTYLAKAMIIIAERYSGEAGARRLREQGYPPEMIEMTKGSAIRAFKFRAGMPILGLIGKMGITRMNGGCGALLDTYIRKVQPDQAQGGRYWSNYTWHGDQNPAHPFWNGVQASDVDMNDMRFSKLNTSWGKNFVENKMPEAHWKLESIERGARLVVITPEYNPTAYRADYWMPVRPATDGALFLGALKIIFDENMYDYDFCQSYTDMPILVRTDTLQYLDPREVIKDYAFPDFANSYSGKVQTMKPDVIARLGGFMVWDLNKNQAVPLHRELVGWHYRKSGIDSALTGTYRVTLLSGREVDVMPIFQMYQVHLQDYDLDTVHQINRCPKDLIVRWARDSGTIKPAAIHNGEGTNHYFHQTIIARGAAMVLIVTGNVGKFGTGQHTWAGNYKAGIWNATPWGGGGLGTHTGENPFKITTDPNAHGKEIHVKGYYYGEEVAYWNHGDTALIVNTPKYGRRVFTGKTHMPTPSKFRWVANVNVLNNAKHHYDMVKNVDPHIETLVNQDVEMTSDVNHNDVSFAVNTWMEFTYPEHTATVSNPWFQVWKGGIRPLYDTRNDLDTVAGVAAKLSEMTGDGRFRDYFKFVYDNRVDVYLQRILDASTTAYGYNADVMLKSEKGWMVMCRTYPRHPFWEETNESKPQWTRTGRYENYRVEPEAIEYGENFISHREGTEATPYLPNAIMSSNPYVRPDDYGIPITAQHHDDKTVRNIKLPWAEIKRYSNPLWEKGYQFYCVTPKTRHRVHSQWSVNDWVQMYESNFGDAYRMDKRTPGVGEHQIHINPQAAKDRGINDGDYVFVDGNPVDRPYRGWKPSDPYYKVARLMIRAKYNPAYPYHVTMAKHAPYVSTAKSVKGHETRPDGRAIALDTGYQSNFRYGAQQSFTRDWLMPMQQLDSLPGKHAVGWKFKFGYQVDNHAVNTVPKECLIRITKAEDGGIGGRGPWEPVRTGFTPGQENEFMIKWLKGDHIKIKV, encoded by the coding sequence ATGTTTCTTTCTAGACGGCAATTCTTGAAAGTTTCAGCGGGAACAGTCGCAGCGGTGGCATTGGCCGATAAGGCCTTGGCCCTAACGGCTTTACAGCCGGTTATCGAAGTTGGAAATCCTCTCGGGGAATATCCAGACCGGTCATGGGAACGTGTCTATCATGATCAATATCGATATGACAGTTCCTTCACGTGGTGTTGTTCTCCGAATGACACGCATGCCTGTCGTATCCGGGCATTTGTCCGGAACGGGGTGGTCATGCGCGTGGAGCAAAATTACGATCATCAAACTTATGAAGACCTCTATGGCAACCGTGGTACGTTTGCGCATAATCCGCGGATGTGCTTAAAGGGCTATACGATGCATCGGCGGGTGTATGGGCCTTACAGGCTGAAGGGTCCCTTGATGCGGCGGGGATGGAAAGCATGGATGGATGACGGAAGTCCGGAATTCACCCCAGCCATCATGAGCAAATATAAATTTAACGCCCGCTACTTGGATGATATGTTGCGGGTCTCTTGGGATACCGCCTTTACCTATTTGGCGAAAGCTATGATCATCATAGCAGAGCGGTATAGCGGAGAAGCGGGTGCTCGGAGATTACGGGAACAGGGCTATCCGCCGGAGATGATCGAAATGACCAAAGGGTCAGCTATACGCGCATTTAAATTCAGAGCCGGAATGCCAATTTTGGGTTTGATTGGGAAAATGGGCATTACCCGTATGAATGGTGGTTGCGGGGCATTATTGGACACCTACATCAGAAAAGTTCAGCCGGATCAGGCTCAAGGGGGTCGGTACTGGTCGAATTATACCTGGCATGGTGACCAAAACCCTGCTCATCCGTTCTGGAATGGTGTCCAGGCTTCAGATGTCGACATGAACGACATGCGGTTTTCGAAATTGAACACGAGTTGGGGTAAGAACTTCGTGGAAAATAAGATGCCGGAAGCGCATTGGAAGCTGGAGAGTATTGAGCGGGGAGCCCGGTTGGTGGTCATCACTCCGGAATATAACCCCACAGCCTACAGGGCTGACTATTGGATGCCGGTACGGCCAGCGACTGATGGAGCTTTATTCCTGGGTGCATTGAAAATCATTTTTGACGAGAACATGTACGATTATGATTTCTGTCAATCGTATACAGACATGCCTATTTTGGTTCGGACGGATACCCTCCAATACCTGGATCCCCGGGAAGTGATTAAGGATTATGCGTTCCCGGATTTTGCCAATTCGTATTCCGGCAAAGTGCAAACCATGAAGCCTGATGTCATCGCGCGTTTGGGCGGTTTTATGGTGTGGGATCTTAATAAGAACCAAGCCGTGCCTCTTCATCGCGAATTGGTAGGTTGGCATTATAGAAAGAGTGGGATTGATTCGGCCTTGACAGGAACCTATCGTGTGACCCTACTCAGTGGCCGGGAAGTGGACGTCATGCCGATCTTCCAAATGTATCAAGTCCATCTGCAGGACTATGATTTAGATACCGTCCATCAAATCAATCGATGTCCGAAGGACCTGATTGTACGCTGGGCGCGGGATTCAGGGACGATTAAACCGGCGGCCATTCACAACGGTGAAGGGACGAACCATTACTTCCATCAAACCATCATTGCCCGCGGCGCGGCGATGGTATTGATTGTGACGGGCAACGTCGGGAAGTTTGGGACAGGCCAACATACTTGGGCGGGTAACTATAAGGCCGGAATTTGGAATGCCACCCCCTGGGGCGGCGGCGGTTTAGGAACCCACACAGGAGAAAATCCGTTCAAAATTACGACGGATCCGAATGCCCATGGCAAAGAAATTCATGTCAAAGGGTATTATTACGGAGAAGAAGTGGCCTACTGGAACCACGGTGATACGGCCTTGATTGTGAATACGCCAAAGTATGGTCGTCGGGTGTTTACGGGGAAAACGCATATGCCAACCCCCAGTAAATTCCGGTGGGTAGCCAACGTGAACGTGTTGAACAACGCCAAGCACCATTATGACATGGTGAAAAACGTTGATCCGCACATTGAAACGTTGGTCAATCAGGATGTGGAGATGACGTCAGATGTCAACCACAATGACGTATCGTTTGCCGTCAATACCTGGATGGAGTTTACGTATCCAGAGCATACGGCGACGGTGTCGAATCCGTGGTTCCAAGTATGGAAGGGTGGAATTAGACCGCTGTATGACACCCGGAACGATTTGGATACGGTGGCGGGCGTTGCGGCCAAACTCAGCGAAATGACGGGTGATGGCCGGTTCCGCGATTATTTCAAGTTTGTGTATGACAATCGTGTGGATGTGTACTTGCAACGAATTTTGGATGCAAGTACCACAGCATATGGCTATAACGCGGATGTGATGTTGAAGTCGGAAAAGGGCTGGATGGTGATGTGTCGGACATATCCTCGCCATCCTTTCTGGGAAGAGACCAACGAGTCCAAACCTCAGTGGACGCGAACGGGCCGTTATGAGAATTATCGCGTGGAACCAGAAGCCATTGAGTATGGGGAAAACTTCATATCGCATCGTGAAGGGACGGAGGCCACTCCTTACTTGCCGAATGCGATTATGTCGTCCAATCCATATGTCAGGCCGGATGACTATGGGATTCCGATCACGGCACAACATCATGACGACAAAACCGTCCGCAACATCAAGTTGCCTTGGGCGGAAATTAAACGGTACTCCAATCCGCTCTGGGAGAAGGGGTATCAGTTCTATTGCGTGACGCCGAAGACCCGACATCGGGTGCATAGCCAATGGTCGGTGAATGACTGGGTGCAGATGTATGAGTCCAACTTTGGCGATGCCTATCGGATGGATAAGCGGACGCCAGGTGTGGGTGAACATCAAATTCATATCAACCCGCAAGCGGCCAAAGATCGTGGGATCAATGACGGGGATTATGTCTTCGTCGATGGAAACCCGGTGGACCGGCCGTATCGTGGCTGGAAGCCCAGCGACCCCTATTACAAGGTGGCACGGTTGATGATCCGGGCGAAGTACAACCCGGCCTATCCCTACCATGTCACGATGGCCAAGCATGCGCCGTATGTATCCACGGCGAAGTCGGTGAAAGGGCATGAAACCCGACCGGACGGACGGGCGATTGCACTGGATACCGGCTATCAATCGAACTTCCGGTATGGGGCGCAACAGTCCTTTACCCGTGACTGGTTAATGCCCATGCAGCAGTTAGATTCGCTGCCTGGCAAACATGCGGTCGGTTGGAAGTTCAAATTTGGCTATCAAGTGGACAATCATGCGGTCAATACAGTGCCGAAGGAATGTCTGATCCGTATTACCAAGGCGGAAGACGGCGGCATCGGTGGTCGAGGACCGTGGGAACCGGTTCGAACCGGGTTCACTCCAGGCCAAGAGAATGAGTTTATGATCAAATGGCTGAAGGGTGACCATATTAAGATTAAGGTGTAG